One segment of Thermococcus profundus DNA contains the following:
- the mfnA gene encoding tyrosine decarboxylase MfnA has translation MRFPMNGASEEDVLGELEDKTGEDLTFDSGKILGSMCTYPHPFAVEVVMRYIDRNLGDPGLHVGSQRIEKEAVDMLASLLGLEKGYGHIVSGGTEANILAVRAMRNLAGVEKPELILPESAHFSFIKAAEMLGVKLVWARLNDDYTVNVKEVEERIGDNTIGIVGIAGTTGLGVVDDIPSLSDLALDYGLPLHVDAAFGGFVIPFAKALGYNIPDFDFRLKGVKSITIDPHKMGMVPIPAGGIIFREKKFLESISILAPYLAGGKIWQATITGTRPGANALAVWAMIKHLGFEGYKEIVKEKMELARWFAGELKMIPGVYLIREPVLNIVSFGSKKLEELEKELKARGWGISAHRGYIRIVVMPHVKRKHLEEFLRDLREITATITQ, from the coding sequence ATGAGGTTTCCGATGAATGGAGCGAGCGAGGAAGATGTCCTTGGAGAGCTTGAAGATAAGACTGGGGAAGATCTGACTTTCGATTCTGGAAAAATCCTGGGTTCGATGTGCACTTATCCTCACCCCTTCGCGGTAGAGGTCGTTATGAGGTACATCGATAGAAATCTGGGCGATCCCGGCCTTCACGTCGGGAGCCAGAGAATCGAGAAAGAGGCCGTTGATATGCTGGCCAGCCTCCTGGGGCTGGAGAAGGGCTACGGCCATATAGTCTCTGGGGGAACCGAGGCGAACATCCTGGCCGTGAGGGCAATGAGGAACCTCGCAGGGGTGGAAAAGCCGGAGCTGATTTTACCGGAGAGCGCCCACTTCTCTTTCATTAAGGCCGCCGAGATGCTCGGTGTGAAGCTCGTCTGGGCAAGGCTTAACGACGACTACACCGTCAACGTGAAGGAGGTTGAGGAGAGGATAGGTGACAACACGATAGGCATCGTCGGAATAGCCGGAACGACCGGCCTGGGAGTCGTCGATGACATCCCCTCATTGAGCGATCTGGCCCTTGATTACGGCCTCCCCCTTCACGTTGATGCAGCCTTTGGAGGCTTTGTGATACCCTTTGCGAAAGCCCTCGGTTACAATATCCCGGACTTCGATTTCAGGCTCAAGGGAGTGAAGAGCATAACGATAGATCCCCACAAGATGGGCATGGTGCCGATCCCGGCTGGAGGCATAATCTTCCGTGAGAAGAAATTCTTGGAGAGCATAAGCATTTTAGCGCCTTATCTGGCCGGTGGAAAGATATGGCAGGCAACCATTACCGGAACAAGGCCAGGGGCCAACGCCTTGGCCGTGTGGGCAATGATAAAGCACCTCGGCTTCGAAGGATACAAAGAAATCGTCAAGGAGAAGATGGAGCTAGCCAGGTGGTTCGCGGGGGAGCTGAAGATGATCCCTGGAGTTTACCTCATCCGCGAACCCGTTCTGAACATAGTCTCCTTTGGCTCAAAAAAGCTCGAAGAGCTCGAAAAAGAGCTTAAGGCGAGGGGATGGGGAATAAGCGCCCATAGAGGCTACATAAGGATCGTAGTCATGCCTCACGTCAAGCGGAAGCATTTGGAGGAGTTTTTGAGGGACTTGAGAGAAATTACGGCCACTATCACTCAGTAA
- a CDS encoding cation:proton antiporter — protein sequence MDFLAALAVLLVVAKSLEWLMEKAEIHPIIAHVSAGVLLGPFILNAIRPSEQLEVLAQFGLIMMMLYMGLTSNFSAIAQNTKKATVVAALGVLFSFVFGFLTMELFGRGTTAAIFVGVVLGNTAIEVTSGVLVKERVKREVSSILMGAAFADDIMAVYLIGIVTEMTRGNLNAAAFGVLTVKIFTFIAIILLISEHVFKRARWFKNVVRNLNVFFTFTLILTFTLAIIAEWVGLNQIIGAYLAGLTISRLRERKDPMIVTRIKLNELIENLEVVLTEFFIPLFFIYVGLMFNPPLEEVSATLILALYTSAILGKFLGCGIGSKLFGLSWEDSALIGIGMGGRGSLELAVLTFGLNAGLIDQGIFASVITVSMLTALTTPILFKAYIKRLKSRAKA from the coding sequence GTGGACTTTCTGGCTGCCCTGGCGGTTCTGCTGGTCGTTGCCAAAAGTTTGGAGTGGCTCATGGAAAAAGCCGAGATACACCCCATAATAGCCCACGTCAGCGCCGGCGTACTTCTGGGGCCATTTATCCTCAACGCGATCCGTCCCAGCGAACAGCTTGAAGTTTTAGCCCAGTTCGGCCTCATAATGATGATGCTCTACATGGGGCTAACTAGCAACTTCTCGGCGATAGCTCAGAACACCAAGAAGGCAACGGTAGTAGCGGCCCTGGGAGTTCTCTTCTCCTTCGTATTCGGATTCCTCACGATGGAGCTCTTCGGAAGGGGAACGACGGCCGCAATATTCGTAGGTGTCGTTCTCGGCAACACCGCGATCGAGGTAACCAGCGGGGTGCTCGTAAAGGAGAGGGTAAAGCGCGAGGTCTCCTCAATACTCATGGGAGCGGCCTTTGCAGACGACATAATGGCCGTATATCTGATCGGCATCGTTACGGAGATGACCAGGGGAAACCTCAACGCGGCCGCGTTTGGAGTGCTGACTGTTAAGATATTCACGTTCATTGCCATAATCCTCCTCATCTCCGAACACGTCTTCAAACGCGCCCGCTGGTTCAAGAACGTTGTCCGCAACCTCAACGTGTTCTTCACCTTCACCCTGATCCTGACCTTCACACTGGCCATAATAGCCGAGTGGGTGGGTCTCAATCAGATAATAGGCGCATACCTAGCCGGGCTCACGATAAGCAGGCTACGCGAGAGGAAGGACCCGATGATAGTCACCCGCATAAAACTCAACGAGCTCATAGAAAATCTCGAAGTCGTTCTCACGGAGTTCTTCATACCCCTGTTCTTTATCTACGTCGGCTTGATGTTCAACCCACCACTAGAGGAGGTCAGCGCAACCCTCATCCTAGCCCTGTACACATCGGCCATCCTCGGAAAGTTCCTCGGCTGCGGCATCGGTTCAAAGCTCTTCGGCCTCAGCTGGGAGGATTCGGCCCTTATAGGAATCGGGATGGGCGGAAGGGGAAGCCTGGAGCTGGCCGTCCTGACATTCGGTCTCAACGCCGGCTTAATAGATCAGGGAATATTCGCGAGCGTTATAACCGTCTCGATGCTCACCGCCCTCACGACGCCGATCCTCTTTAAGGCATACATCAAAAGGTTAAAATCACGGGCAAAAGCTTAA
- a CDS encoding TIGR00304 family membrane protein has product MRGEALILGGIVLIFIGFLLVFVGTLISAYGGDSQVEGGGVIMIGPVPIVFGTGRGATLAMILAVVLMVLWIIGTLLLRRG; this is encoded by the coding sequence ATGAGGGGAGAGGCTCTGATATTGGGGGGAATCGTCCTGATATTCATAGGTTTCCTGCTGGTCTTCGTGGGAACGCTGATCTCAGCCTACGGGGGCGATTCCCAGGTTGAGGGCGGGGGAGTGATAATGATAGGCCCCGTTCCCATAGTATTCGGCACAGGAAGGGGTGCGACCCTCGCCATGATCCTTGCGGTGGTTCTGATGGTTCTCTGGATAATAGGGACCCTGCTCCTGAGGAGGGGATGA
- a CDS encoding HAD family hydrolase produces MLVIVDLDDTLCNTWDAGKSALLRLGLHLIRRRKFRMIKYLLFQGYRELEDVETLHRMDLEEIAEEIFRRVYGEVPREELVESLRVVDAVFFSKLRLYPDALPFLENLRGMGARLVLVTDSSSRWQRRKIDYLGIGKFLDGIIISGETGYSKLTPHNFRLALSKFPDDEVYVVGDRDDTDMSGAKAIGAVGILVRRGYFKRKGAKRADYVVRDLNEALEVIKREHELKKRAEA; encoded by the coding sequence ATGCTGGTCATAGTGGATCTCGATGATACCCTCTGCAACACGTGGGATGCTGGAAAGAGCGCCCTCCTGAGGCTGGGACTGCATCTCATAAGGAGGAGAAAGTTCAGGATGATAAAATACCTCCTCTTTCAGGGCTACCGTGAGCTTGAGGACGTTGAGACCCTTCACCGCATGGATCTGGAGGAGATCGCGGAGGAAATATTCCGGAGGGTCTACGGCGAGGTCCCGAGGGAGGAACTTGTGGAGAGCCTCCGTGTGGTGGACGCGGTCTTCTTTTCCAAACTGCGCCTCTATCCTGACGCACTCCCCTTCCTTGAAAACCTCAGGGGGATGGGTGCCAGACTGGTTCTCGTTACGGATTCCTCATCCCGCTGGCAGAGGAGGAAGATAGACTACCTCGGCATAGGGAAGTTCCTCGACGGGATCATAATAAGCGGGGAGACCGGGTATTCCAAACTCACCCCCCACAACTTCCGCCTTGCCCTCTCAAAGTTTCCGGATGATGAGGTCTATGTGGTGGGGGACCGGGACGATACGGACATGTCTGGCGCGAAGGCCATAGGCGCGGTGGGCATACTCGTCAGGAGGGGCTATTTCAAACGGAAGGGGGCTAAAAGGGCTGACTACGTCGTCAGGGACTTAAACGAGGCCTTGGAGGTGATAAAACGTGAACACGAGCTTAAAAAACGAGCTGAAGCGTAA
- a CDS encoding diacylglycerol/polyprenol kinase family protein, whose protein sequence is MNTSLKNELKRKALHLTGLSVPILYIFTDTKFILTFIALAFALFVVLEPFRIIEELRDRIKVRLRLINPEMVAGIEVLEKHVKDIERTHERGNVAAHIYFALASLIVVYFFSEEIAIASVTLATLGDALAAIIGKNFGRHRFANGKSLEGSLAYFVTGLLVITPLLGIKAAVLGSLVGTLVEFYGVPPDDNFSNQVCVALALYLFSLL, encoded by the coding sequence GTGAACACGAGCTTAAAAAACGAGCTGAAGCGTAAGGCCCTTCACCTCACGGGACTCAGCGTTCCAATCCTCTATATCTTCACAGACACGAAGTTCATCCTGACCTTCATTGCCTTGGCCTTTGCCCTCTTCGTTGTTCTGGAGCCTTTCAGGATAATCGAGGAGCTGAGGGACAGGATTAAGGTTCGGCTCCGCCTTATAAACCCTGAGATGGTGGCGGGGATAGAGGTTCTGGAGAAGCACGTTAAGGACATAGAGCGGACTCACGAGAGGGGCAACGTTGCGGCCCACATATATTTTGCCCTTGCATCGCTCATCGTGGTCTACTTCTTCAGCGAGGAGATTGCCATAGCCTCCGTTACCCTGGCGACTCTGGGAGATGCCCTGGCGGCCATAATAGGCAAGAACTTTGGGAGGCACAGATTCGCGAACGGAAAGAGCCTGGAGGGCAGCCTGGCCTACTTCGTGACTGGACTCCTTGTCATAACCCCTCTCCTGGGAATTAAGGCCGCGGTTCTTGGCTCGCTAGTTGGGACGCTCGTCGAGTTCTACGGGGTTCCTCCCGACGACAACTTCTCCAATCAGGTGTGCGTTGCCCTCGCCCTCTACCTCTTCTCCCTCCTCTGA
- a CDS encoding alpha-amylase/4-alpha-glucanotransferase domain-containing protein, which translates to MVNFIFGIHNHQPLGNFGWVMESAYERSYRPFMETLEEYPNMRLAVHYSGPLLEWIRDNRPEHLDLLRSLVRKGQLEIVVAGFYEPVLASIPKEDRIVQIEKLKDFAKNLGYDAKGVWLTERVWQPELVKSLRAAGIDYVIVDDYHFMSAGLSKEELFWPYYTEDGGEVISVFPIDEKLRYLIPFRQVDKTLEYLHSLDDGDESKVAVFHDDGEKFGVWPGTHEWVYEKGWLREFFDKVSSDERINLTLYSEYLQRFKPRGLVYLPIASYFEMSEWSLPAKQAKLFVEFVEELKKENKFDRYRVFVRGGIWKNFFFKYPESNYMHKRMLMVSKAVRDNPEAREFILKAQCNDAYWHGVFGGVYLPHLRRAVWENIIKAQSHVETGSFVRDIDFDGRDEVFIESENFYAVFKPAYGGALFELSSKRKAVNYNDVLARRWEHYHEVPEAATPEEDDGEGVASIHELGKQIPEEIRRELAYDNSLRAILQDHFLEPETSLDEYRLNRYVELGDFITGAYDFSLFENGITLERDGSVAKKPARVEKSVRLTEDGFIVDYTVRSDARALFGVELNLAVHSVMEEPREFEAEKFEVNDPYGIGKVEIELDKKAKVWKYPIKTLSQSESGWDFIQQGVSYTVLFPVDGELRFRLRFRELL; encoded by the coding sequence ATGGTGAACTTCATATTCGGTATTCACAACCATCAGCCCCTTGGGAACTTTGGATGGGTCATGGAGAGCGCTTATGAGAGATCTTACCGGCCGTTTATGGAGACGCTGGAGGAGTATCCGAACATGAGGCTTGCCGTCCACTACTCGGGCCCTCTCTTGGAGTGGATAAGGGACAACAGGCCGGAGCACCTCGATCTCCTTCGCTCGCTCGTCAGAAAGGGTCAGCTTGAGATAGTTGTTGCTGGCTTCTATGAGCCTGTTCTCGCCTCAATCCCCAAGGAGGACAGGATAGTCCAGATTGAGAAGCTCAAGGATTTTGCTAAGAACCTTGGCTACGATGCCAAGGGCGTCTGGCTCACCGAGAGAGTATGGCAGCCCGAGCTGGTGAAGAGCCTCCGCGCTGCTGGAATAGACTACGTCATCGTCGACGACTACCACTTCATGAGCGCGGGCCTCTCGAAGGAAGAGCTGTTCTGGCCCTACTACACCGAGGACGGTGGTGAGGTTATATCCGTCTTCCCGATAGACGAGAAGCTTCGCTACCTAATCCCATTCCGCCAGGTTGATAAAACCCTTGAGTACCTCCACTCCCTTGACGACGGGGACGAGAGCAAGGTTGCGGTCTTCCACGACGACGGTGAGAAGTTCGGCGTCTGGCCCGGAACCCACGAGTGGGTCTACGAGAAGGGCTGGCTCAGGGAGTTCTTTGACAAAGTTTCCAGCGACGAGAGGATAAACCTCACCCTCTACTCCGAGTACCTCCAGAGGTTCAAGCCGCGCGGTCTGGTTTACCTTCCGATAGCCTCATACTTCGAGATGAGCGAGTGGTCCCTTCCGGCAAAGCAGGCCAAGCTCTTCGTGGAGTTCGTCGAAGAGCTGAAGAAAGAGAACAAGTTCGACCGCTACCGCGTTTTCGTTAGAGGTGGAATCTGGAAGAACTTCTTCTTCAAGTATCCGGAGAGCAACTACATGCACAAGAGGATGCTGATGGTTAGTAAAGCTGTCAGGGACAACCCGGAGGCAAGGGAGTTCATCCTCAAGGCTCAGTGCAACGACGCCTACTGGCACGGCGTCTTCGGTGGTGTCTACCTCCCGCACCTGCGCAGGGCCGTCTGGGAGAACATTATCAAGGCCCAGAGCCACGTCGAAACTGGAAGCTTCGTTAGGGACATCGACTTCGATGGTAGAGATGAGGTCTTCATAGAGAGCGAGAACTTCTACGCCGTCTTTAAACCAGCTTACGGCGGGGCCCTCTTCGAGCTTTCCTCCAAAAGGAAGGCCGTTAACTACAACGACGTGCTCGCGAGAAGGTGGGAGCACTACCACGAGGTTCCGGAGGCGGCGACTCCAGAGGAAGATGACGGAGAGGGTGTCGCCAGCATTCACGAGCTTGGGAAGCAGATTCCGGAGGAGATAAGGCGCGAGCTCGCCTACGACAACAGTTTGAGGGCTATCCTTCAGGACCACTTCCTTGAGCCCGAAACCAGCCTCGACGAGTACAGGCTGAACCGCTACGTCGAGCTTGGAGACTTTATCACAGGTGCCTACGACTTCAGCCTCTTCGAGAACGGCATAACCCTTGAGCGCGACGGGAGCGTGGCCAAAAAGCCCGCCCGCGTTGAGAAGTCGGTTAGATTAACCGAAGACGGCTTCATCGTTGACTACACCGTCAGAAGCGATGCCAGGGCCCTCTTCGGCGTCGAGCTTAATCTGGCGGTCCACAGCGTTATGGAAGAACCCAGGGAGTTTGAGGCGGAGAAGTTCGAGGTGAACGACCCCTACGGTATTGGGAAGGTTGAGATAGAGCTAGACAAAAAGGCAAAAGTATGGAAGTACCCGATAAAGACACTCAGCCAGAGCGAAAGCGGATGGGACTTCATCCAGCAGGGCGTCAGCTACACGGTTTTGTTCCCGGTTGACGGAGAGCTGAGGTTCAGGCTCCGCTTTAGAGAGCTCCTCTGA
- a CDS encoding DUF257 family protein, whose translation MLFERSGEGSMGIGVYHTAIWARKRGIKLVVVDILDAYSTLISKMKLMGMETSSLENVDVIKLGGGSTAGNVRVKIKDISEPVILSKKFNEAYRAVLSEEKGQVLTLAFGLEKLFTALNLSERAVQLIIDQLAKYIGDDRRITILLVNSDILPENRKFVLNLLEDMATTVIRTSKMGRMIEFHIIKSINSELEGICVRF comes from the coding sequence GTGCTTTTCGAGAGGAGTGGAGAGGGCAGTATGGGTATCGGGGTGTATCACACGGCAATTTGGGCCCGGAAAAGGGGAATAAAGCTTGTTGTTGTGGATATACTGGATGCGTATTCAACGCTGATCTCAAAGATGAAACTTATGGGAATGGAAACCAGCTCCTTGGAGAACGTAGATGTGATAAAACTTGGCGGAGGAAGCACTGCTGGAAACGTAAGGGTTAAGATAAAAGACATTTCCGAGCCAGTTATACTGTCAAAGAAGTTCAATGAAGCGTACAGAGCAGTACTCTCCGAGGAAAAGGGCCAGGTTCTAACCCTCGCCTTCGGGCTTGAGAAGCTCTTCACCGCCCTGAATCTCTCGGAACGTGCGGTCCAGCTCATAATCGATCAGCTTGCCAAGTACATAGGGGACGATAGGAGGATAACGATACTCCTCGTGAACAGTGACATCCTTCCAGAGAACCGCAAATTCGTGCTTAATTTACTTGAAGATATGGCAACTACCGTCATCAGAACCTCCAAAATGGGAAGAATGATTGAGTTCCACATCATAAAGTCCATCAACAGTGAGCTTGAAGGGATCTGCGTCAGATTTTAA
- the ttuA gene encoding tRNA-5-methyluridine(54) 2-sulfurtransferase, translating to MPVKCKFCEKPAFIKLHYPKMYLCEEHFTEYFERKVKRTIERYKMLRPDERVLVVVSGGKDSAVTAHVLKKLGYDIECLHINLGIGEYSEKGERYAREQCEKIGAPLHIVRVKELLGHGIGEVRTRRPTCSYCGLTKRYIFNKFAYDNGFDAVATGHNLDDEASFIFNNIMNWNTQYLAKQGPVTPSQFNGKLVKKVKPLYELTEREVVAYALANGIEYEIDECPHARGATTLEWKGILNEMEEKRPGTKINFVKGYLRKKHLFEAELEETELRECKVCGMPSSGEVCSFCRFWGLEEPIDFKIRGAMENTK from the coding sequence ATGCCTGTGAAATGCAAGTTCTGCGAGAAACCCGCCTTCATCAAGCTCCACTACCCAAAAATGTACCTCTGCGAGGAGCACTTCACCGAGTACTTTGAGAGGAAGGTGAAGAGAACGATAGAGCGCTACAAGATGCTGAGGCCGGACGAGAGGGTTCTAGTCGTCGTCAGCGGGGGCAAGGACTCTGCCGTTACCGCCCACGTTCTCAAAAAGCTCGGCTACGATATAGAGTGCCTCCACATAAACCTGGGCATCGGTGAGTACTCGGAGAAGGGCGAGCGCTACGCCAGGGAGCAGTGCGAGAAGATAGGCGCTCCTCTTCACATCGTCCGTGTAAAGGAGCTTTTGGGTCACGGGATTGGAGAGGTAAGGACGAGGAGGCCTACCTGCTCCTACTGCGGCTTAACCAAGCGCTACATCTTCAACAAGTTCGCCTACGACAACGGCTTCGACGCGGTAGCAACCGGCCACAACCTCGACGACGAGGCCAGCTTCATCTTCAACAACATAATGAACTGGAACACGCAGTATCTGGCGAAGCAGGGGCCGGTAACTCCGTCCCAGTTCAACGGCAAGCTCGTCAAGAAGGTAAAGCCGCTCTACGAGCTCACGGAGAGGGAGGTTGTTGCATACGCTTTAGCTAACGGCATAGAGTACGAGATAGACGAGTGCCCGCACGCGAGGGGGGCAACGACCCTGGAGTGGAAGGGAATTCTCAACGAGATGGAGGAGAAGAGGCCCGGGACGAAGATAAACTTCGTTAAAGGCTATTTGAGAAAGAAGCACCTCTTCGAGGCCGAACTTGAGGAGACCGAGCTGAGGGAGTGCAAGGTCTGCGGTATGCCATCCAGCGGTGAAGTGTGTTCATTCTGCCGCTTCTGGGGGCTGGAGGAGCCTATTGACTTCAAAATCAGAGGCGCAATGGAGAACACAAAATAA
- a CDS encoding CDP-2,3-bis-(O-geranylgeranyl)-sn-glycerol synthase has product MGWLSSLLWAFWYILPAYFANASPVLVGGGRPIDGGRKWRDGKRILGDGKTWRGFIGGVLIGTVVGILQYVLTPSFYGSLGEAVLLAFLLSFGALVGDLVGSFIKRRFDLPRGYPAVGLDQLGFLISAMAFAYPVKTISSGQMLALLILTPLIHWSANYFAYKMGWKSVPW; this is encoded by the coding sequence ATGGGATGGCTCTCATCACTCCTCTGGGCCTTCTGGTACATCCTTCCGGCTTACTTCGCCAACGCTTCCCCCGTCCTCGTTGGGGGAGGGAGGCCGATAGACGGCGGCAGGAAGTGGAGAGATGGAAAGCGGATCCTCGGCGACGGAAAGACTTGGAGGGGCTTCATCGGGGGGGTTCTAATCGGAACAGTCGTTGGCATTCTCCAGTACGTTCTAACCCCCAGCTTCTACGGCTCCCTGGGGGAGGCAGTTCTCCTGGCTTTCCTCCTCTCCTTCGGCGCCCTCGTCGGTGACTTAGTGGGGAGCTTCATAAAGCGCCGCTTTGACCTCCCCAGGGGCTATCCGGCAGTCGGCCTTGACCAGCTCGGCTTCCTCATAAGCGCCATGGCCTTTGCCTATCCCGTTAAAACGATATCCTCCGGGCAGATGCTCGCACTCCTAATACTCACCCCTCTGATCCACTGGTCCGCCAACTACTTTGCCTACAAAATGGGCTGGAAGAGCGTTCCCTGGTGA
- a CDS encoding tRNA (N(6)-L-threonylcarbamoyladenosine(37)-C(2))-methylthiotransferase, translating into MVRVYVESYGCTRNRADGEIMEALLLKAGYELAETPENADYVVVNTCAVKDPTEHKMARRIRELIDSGRRVIATGCLVHVNPDVIDPRVSGILGVKSLDRIVEAINAAERGGKLVSVEGWRERNPDKLELPRLWKSGVAFVVPISEGCLNACTYCATRFARGVLKSYKPELVVKWVKEALARGYREIQLSSEDTGCYGFDIGTNLAKLLDEITAIEGDFRVRVGMMNPNHVLKFLDELIEVYQDPKIYKFLHLPVQSGDDDVLRRMGRTYTVEEFEGIVREFRGKIPGLNLNTDIIVGFPGESDEAFQNTVDLVSRVRPDKINVSRYSPRPGTIAAKWKQIPGWKAKERSRILHRLRLQIAYEINQAYLGRKVEVLVHGAGEKGGVEGRTFNYKDIILDSGEAGMLGAAEVTWAGSTYLRGTLLG; encoded by the coding sequence ATGGTAAGGGTTTACGTCGAGAGCTACGGCTGTACAAGGAACAGGGCGGACGGCGAGATAATGGAGGCCCTCCTTCTCAAAGCCGGCTACGAGTTAGCCGAGACTCCGGAGAATGCCGATTACGTAGTCGTCAACACCTGCGCCGTTAAGGATCCAACGGAGCACAAGATGGCCAGGAGAATCCGCGAGCTGATAGACTCCGGCAGGAGGGTGATAGCTACAGGATGCCTCGTCCACGTTAACCCCGACGTTATAGACCCCCGCGTCTCCGGAATCCTCGGGGTTAAGAGCTTGGACCGGATAGTTGAAGCTATAAACGCTGCCGAGCGCGGTGGAAAGCTGGTATCGGTTGAAGGCTGGCGTGAGAGGAATCCCGACAAGCTCGAACTTCCACGGCTGTGGAAATCGGGGGTCGCCTTCGTGGTGCCGATAAGCGAGGGCTGTCTCAACGCCTGTACCTACTGCGCCACTAGGTTCGCCCGTGGAGTTCTCAAGAGCTACAAGCCGGAGCTCGTGGTGAAGTGGGTAAAGGAAGCTCTCGCAAGGGGTTACAGGGAGATACAGCTCTCCAGCGAGGACACAGGTTGCTATGGCTTCGACATCGGCACGAACTTAGCTAAGCTCCTCGATGAGATAACGGCGATTGAAGGGGATTTCAGGGTTAGGGTAGGGATGATGAACCCAAACCACGTCCTAAAGTTCCTCGATGAGCTGATAGAGGTCTACCAGGACCCGAAGATCTACAAGTTCCTCCATCTGCCGGTCCAGAGCGGGGACGATGACGTGTTGAGACGCATGGGGAGGACGTACACGGTTGAGGAGTTTGAGGGGATAGTCCGCGAGTTCCGGGGGAAAATCCCGGGTTTGAACCTCAACACTGACATAATAGTCGGCTTCCCTGGAGAGAGCGATGAGGCGTTTCAGAACACCGTCGATCTCGTGAGCAGGGTCAGGCCGGACAAGATAAACGTCTCCCGCTACTCACCGAGGCCGGGCACGATAGCGGCGAAGTGGAAGCAGATCCCGGGCTGGAAGGCCAAGGAGAGGTCGAGGATCCTTCACAGACTCCGCCTCCAGATAGCCTACGAGATAAATCAGGCCTACCTCGGAAGGAAGGTTGAGGTTTTGGTGCACGGGGCCGGTGAGAAGGGGGGAGTTGAGGGGAGAACGTTCAACTACAAGGACATCATCCTCGATTCTGGCGAGGCTGGTATGCTGGGTGCGGCCGAGGTGACCTGGGCAGGCTCCACCTATTTAAGGGGCACACTCCTGGGTTAG
- a CDS encoding DUF2341 domain-containing protein, translated as MAMTRHHVPLKPLSLSLVFLLFALVVTPALSVPSISLNVQSIESCTAGRYYIDVNITNLEGATLVNQTFNVTIPADRIPAYSLLKAGNVYAVDENGNPLYYWVMRRTSKVFTVFFRVPRIEANGWRVVRIYYGSDNPYRGYRKPGKLFVYFENFNRLKNYPHVDTGIFGNSQSFADGELQVKNGRLAVNSTLSSGTSKEAQLTTLTVDGSYEIVFKFRRGSDAQNSTSYPFYMFIYDPDWEGYDYIGIREKGSRFKFEFGNDWNGRKMGSKAGKQYYLGEILVTPYNSTGRVEKFSNGKTLVSHGFENYYEFFYSTVSVGFGQANGGSSTVNLLAYVDWVYVVHRVNYDAEIGEMGVECGCN; from the coding sequence ATGGCCATGACACGCCACCACGTCCCCCTAAAACCCCTTAGTCTCTCCCTCGTGTTCCTTCTCTTCGCCCTAGTCGTAACTCCTGCTCTTTCGGTTCCTTCCATCAGCTTGAACGTCCAGTCGATAGAATCCTGCACCGCTGGGAGATACTACATCGACGTCAACATCACCAACCTCGAAGGAGCTACCCTAGTCAATCAGACCTTCAACGTAACTATCCCCGCGGACAGAATACCTGCCTATTCCCTGCTCAAAGCTGGCAACGTCTACGCCGTCGATGAAAACGGGAACCCTCTCTACTACTGGGTCATGAGGAGGACATCGAAAGTTTTCACTGTCTTCTTCAGGGTTCCCAGGATAGAAGCCAACGGCTGGAGGGTTGTAAGGATCTACTACGGCTCCGACAATCCTTACAGGGGTTACAGAAAGCCTGGAAAACTTTTCGTTTACTTCGAGAACTTCAACCGGCTTAAAAACTATCCTCACGTGGACACGGGCATCTTCGGTAACTCACAGTCCTTCGCGGATGGTGAGTTGCAGGTGAAGAACGGAAGACTCGCGGTAAATTCCACACTTTCCAGTGGCACCTCAAAGGAGGCCCAGCTCACCACGCTGACCGTTGATGGTTCATACGAGATAGTCTTTAAGTTCCGCAGGGGATCTGATGCCCAGAACTCCACCAGCTATCCCTTTTACATGTTCATCTACGACCCTGATTGGGAAGGCTATGATTACATCGGGATCCGTGAGAAGGGTTCTAGGTTCAAGTTCGAGTTCGGGAACGACTGGAACGGGAGAAAGATGGGCTCAAAAGCCGGAAAACAGTACTATCTCGGCGAGATACTCGTGACTCCCTACAACAGCACCGGAAGGGTTGAGAAGTTCTCAAATGGAAAAACTCTGGTCTCCCATGGGTTCGAGAATTACTACGAGTTCTTTTACTCCACCGTCTCGGTGGGCTTCGGTCAGGCCAACGGAGGCTCTTCCACCGTTAATCTTCTAGCCTATGTGGACTGGGTTTATGTAGTGCACCGTGTTAATTACGACGCTGAAATCGGTGAAATGGGAGTGGAATGCGGCTGTAATTAG